From the genome of Fundulus heteroclitus isolate FHET01 chromosome 7, MU-UCD_Fhet_4.1, whole genome shotgun sequence, one region includes:
- the pdk1 gene encoding pyruvate dehydrogenase (acetyl-transferring) kinase isozyme 1, mitochondrial isoform X1: MRLLRFLRSSVAIGKDIDFYSRFSPSPLSMKQFLDFGKSCTGSENACEKTSFAFLRQELPVRLANIMKEINLLPDNLLGTPSVRLVQSWYMQSFQDILQFKDRNADDEKVTYDFTDAVIRIRNRHNDVIPTMAQGVVEYKETYGTDPVVSQNVQYFLDRFYMSRISIRMLLNQHTLLFGGKVKVNPAHPNQIGSIDPHCCVSEVIRDAFENARNLCDRYYMNSPELILEEFNAKDEGKPVTVVYVPSHLYHMVFELFKNAMRATMELHGDAMEYPPVHAQVALGSEDLTVKVSDRGGGVPLRKIDRLFTYTYSTAPRPSIDGSRAAPLAGYGYGLPISRLYARYFQGDLKLYSLEGYGTDAVIYIRALSTESIERLPVYNKSAWKHYKTIHEADDWCVPSKEPKDMTTFRSF, translated from the exons ATGAGGCTCCTGCGCTTTCTGAGGAGCAGCGTGGCCATTGGGAAGGACATTGACTTTTATTCCAGGTTTTCTCCTTCCCCGCTTTCGATGAAGCAGTTTTTGGATTTTGGTAAGAGCTGCACAG GCTCAGAAAACGCGTGCGAGAAAACGTCCTTCGCCTTCCTCAGACAGGAGCTGCCCGTGAGGCTGGCCAACATCATGAAGGAGATCAACTTGTTGCCGGACAACCTGCTGGGGACTCCGTCAGTGCGGCTGGTCCAGAGCTG GTACATGCAAAGCTTCCAGGATATCCTCCAGTTCAAGGACAGAAACGCGGACGACGAGAAAGTCACGTACGA CTTCACAGACGCCGTGATACGGATCAGAAATCGCCACAACGACGTGATTCCCACCATGGCTCAGGGGGTGGTGGAGTACAAGGAGACCTACGGCACCGACCCGGTGGTCAGCCAGAACGTGCAGTACTTTCTGGACCGTTTCTACATGAGCAGGATATCCATCAGGATGCTGCTCAACCAGCACA CCCTCCTGTTCGGTGGGAAGGTCAAGGTGAATCCTGCGCACCCCAACCAGATTGGCAGCATCGATCCACACTGTTGCGTCAGTGAGGTTATCAGAG ATGCTTTTGAGAATGCGAGAAACCTCTGTGACCGGTACTACATGAACTCTCCGGAGCTGATACTGGAGGAATTCAACG CCAAAGACGAGGGGAAACCCGTCACCGTGGTCTATGTCCCCTCTCATCTGTATCACATGGTGTTTGAACTGTTCAAG AACGCCATGCGGGCCACCATGGAGTTACACGGCGATGCGATGGAGTACCCTCCCGTTCATGCACAGGTTGCTTTGGGATCTGAGGATCTCACCGTCAAG GTGAGCGACCGCGGCGGCGGTGTGCCTCTTCGTAAGATCGACCGATTGTTCACCTACACGTACTCCACCGCTCCACGGCCCAGTATCGACGGCTCCCGAGCGGCTCCTCTG GCTGGATACGGGTACGGCCTGCCCATCTCTCGACTCTACGCCCGTTACTTCCAGGGCGACCTGAAGCTCTACTCTCTGGAGGGATATGGAACCGACGCGGTGATCTACATAAGG GCGCTGTCCACAGAGTCAATCGAGAGGCTGCCCGTGTACAACAAGTCGGCCTGGAAGCACTACAAGACCATCCACGAGGCCGACGACTGGTGCGTCCCCAGCAAGGAGCCCAAGGACATGACCACGTTTCGCAGTTTCTGA
- the itga6a gene encoding integrin alpha-6 isoform X2, with protein MAPLQQRGACAVQAALILLIHLLEPSGLRAFNLDARHAIRKDGEPGSLFGFSLALHQQVNPNKVLLLIGAPRARALNKQTSSETGGLFKCEINEINNCERVEFDNDEDPLKESKEDQWMGVSVQSQGPGGKVVTCAHRYQKRLTESQSVLGRCYFFSQDLTIDSTSDMDGGDWKTCENRFGDTDHLQYGVCQQGLGVTFTKDYHYVVFGAPGAKNWQGLVQVTQQNSTLLDMEIYDDGPYEFVEPEKTVVEAHSYLGFSLDTGHRIMRNRNLTVVAGAPRAHHKGAVVLLSKDSGQLRVKDLLDGPGLASSFGYDVAVVDLNGDGWEDIVVGAPHFYVKSRDVGGAAFVYINRPEGWNKVTPIRLNGTKDSMFGVAVENIGDVNKDSFNDIAVGAPQDDEGVGKVYIYHGSAEGIKTSPAQILSGREHNIRFFGYSLAGNMDLDGNSYPDLAVGSLSDAALIYRARTVVNIRKNVIVSPEEIDPSNGCNNRFCFTVKACFSYTANPKSYSQRLIISYSIETDGESRKKGLNSRVIFLNKSAESDTWFNNTLELRGQNRESCVSVNVGLKEKIQDKMSGILIEVSAEIIEAKGKKTENGLPRLMPVLDAAQPSRAVAEVTFLKEGCRDKRICFSNLHMNYSLYYKEISQDIFSPLPKSADNVPEFVKSYEKRDLFVGVTVTNENQDDAYEAKLVGKFPDTLSYAGVRPTTIICTANQNGSEAECKLGNPFKRNSEVTFYIILSTTAITLSATEIEIDLQLQTTSTQNISPVKVKSKVKIELPLTLSGEAQPNQLSFGGVVKAETAMKTEEEAGSLINFTFRINNLWKPLAHPLNASLHIKWPKYNKDGKWLLYLVKVTSHGQENVVCLPQSEIHSLKSIWESSPSRAKRDVVEKERKLGGQIAFHSKYNILSCRGKNKCVVLQCPLQGIDGTAVELRSRLWNSTFIEEYASFPTTVLDVEASLVLTSQAQNIFLKSPDFTVKVLVSPDSEVAQFGVPWWIILMAVLAGVLILALMVFVLWKCGFFKRATIEQFNAAYHKAEIHVQPSDKENLTDEA; from the exons gTTGCTGATCGGCGCTCCCAGAGCCAGggctttaaataaacaaacatccaGTGAGACTGGTGgcctttttaaatgtgaaatcaaTGAGATCAATAACTGTGAGCGTGTTGAATTCGATAACGATG AGGACCCACTTAAGGAGAGTAAAGAGGACCAGTGGATGGGTGTGTCTGTGCAGAGTCAGGGGCCAGGTGGAAAAGTCGTG ACGTGTGCACATCGATATCAAAAGCGTCTGACAGAATCCCAGTCGGTCCTTGGGCGCTGCTACTTCTTCAGTCAGGATTTGACCATCGACTCGACATCTGATATGGACGGGGGTGACTGGAAAACCTGTGAAAACAGGTTCGGAGACACAGATCATCTCCAGTATGGGGTCTGTCAGCAGGGTCTGGGGGTCACCTTCACCAAGGACTACCATTATGTGGTGTTTGGAGCCCCAGGAGCCAAAAACTGGCAAG GGCTTGTGCAGGTGACCCAACAAAACAGCACTTTGTTGGATATGGAAATATATGATGATGGACCATATGAGTTTGTGGAACCTGAAAAGACTGTCGTAGAAGCCCACAGCTACCTTG GGTTCTCGCTCGACACGGGGCACCGCATCATGAGGAACCGCAACCTGACCGTGGTGGCAGGAGCACCAAGAGCCCATCACAAGGGAGCTGTAGTCCTGCTGAGCAAAGACTCTGGACAACTCCGGGTGAAGGACCTGCTGGACGGGCCGGGACTAGCGTCCTCATTTGGATACGACGTGGCTGTGGTCGACCTGAATGGTGATGG ATGGGAGGACATTGTCGTGGGAGCTCCTCACTTCTACGTGAAGAGCCGAGACGTCGGTGGAGCGGCTTTTGTTTATATCAACAGACCTGAAGGGTGGAATAAGGTCACTCCTATCCGTCTAAACGGCACCAAAGATTCGATGTTTGGAGTGGCGGTGGAAAACATAGGGGACGTTAATAAGGACTCATTTAACG ATATTGCAGTTGGAGCTCCGCAGGATGATGAGGGAGTGGGAAAAGTCTATATTTATCATGGATCTGCAGAAGGGATCAAAACAAGCCCTGCACAG ATCCTTTCAGGCAGAGAGCACAACATCCGCTTTTTTGGATATTCTCTGGCAGGAAACATGGACCTGGATGGTAACTCTTATCCAGACCTGGCTGTGGGATCTCTGTCAGATGCAGCTTTAATTTACAG AGCAAGGACAGTTGTCAACATCAGGAAAAATGTTATAGTATCTCCCGAGGAAATTGACCCCAGTAATGGCTGTAATAACCGCTTTTG cttcaCTGTGAAAGCTTGCTTCAGCTACACAGCAAATCCTAAATCCTACAGCCAGCGGctca TAATCAGCTATTCCATAGAGACAGATGgagaaagcaggaaaaaaggGCTGAACTCCAGGGTGATTTTTCTGAACAAATCTGCTGAATCGGACACGTGGTTCAACAACACCTTAGAGCTCAGGGGCCAAAATAGAGAAAGCTGCGTCAGCGTCAATGTCGGGCTTAAG GAGAAAATTCAGGACAAGATGAGCGGCATTCTCATCGAGGTTTCTGCAGAAATTATCGAAGCGAAAGGCAAGAAGACAGAAAATGGTCTTCCTCGGCTGATGCCGGTTTTAGACGCCGCCCAGCCAAGCAGAGCTGTCGCAGAG GTAACCTTTCTCAAGGAGGGATGTAGAGATAAAAGGATTTGCTTTAGCAATCTGCACATGAACTACAGTCTGTACTACAAAGAGATCAGCCAGGATATATTCTCCCCGTTGCCCAAAAG TGCCGACAACGTCCCTGAGTTCGTCAAGAGTTACGAGAAGAGGGACTTGTTTGTGGGGGTGACGGTCACCAATGAAAACCAAGACGATGCCTACGAAGCGAAGCTTGTGGGGAAATTCCCAGACACCCTGTCGTACGCTGGAGTTCGGCCCACAACT ATCATCTGTACTGCCAACCAAAACGGATCTGAAGCCGAGTGTAAGCTGGGAAACCCCTTCAAGAGAAACTCAGAG GTCACCTTTTACATCATCCTGAGCACCACGGCTATAACACTCAGCGCCACTGAGATTGAGATTGATCTGCAGCTCCAAAC GACCAGTACTCAAAATATTTCTCCTGTGAAAGTAAAGAGTAAAGTGAAAATTGAACTTCCTTTGACATTGAGCGG GGAAGCCCAACCCAATCAACTATCTTTCGGAGGTGTTGTGAAAGCAGAAACTGCAATGAAGACAGAAGAAGAGGCTGGAAGTTTGATTAACTTTACTTTTAGG ATAAACAACTTGTGGAAGCCTTTGGCCCATCCTCTCAATGCCTCGCTGCACATTAAGTGGCCCAAATACAATAAAGATGGGAAATGGCTTCTTTACCTGGTGAAGGTCACATCTCATGGACAGGAGAACGTCGTCTGCTTGCCTCAATCTGAAATCCACTCGCTCAAAAGCATTTGG GAGAGTTCTCCATCACGCGCAAAACGGGACGTGGtcgagaaagaaaggaaacttGGTGGCCAAATCGCTTTTCAttcaaaatataacattttg tcctGTAGAgggaaaaacaaatgtgtggTGCTACAGTGCCCTCTGCAGGGAATTGATGGTACTGCAGTCGAGCTGAGATCTCGTTTGTGGAACTCCACCTTTATTGAG GAATACGCCTCCTTTCCAACCACAGTTTTGGATGTGGAGGCCTCGCTCGTGCTTACCTCTCAGGCTCAGAACATATTCCTGAAGTCTCCTGACTTTACT GTGAAGGTCCTCGTGTCGCCCGACAGCGAGGTGGCTCAGTTCGGAGTTCCCTGGTGGATCATTCTGATGGCGGTTCTGGCCGGGGTCCTGATTTTGGCCTTGATGGTGTTTGTGTTATGGAAG TGCGGTTTCTTCAAGAGGGCGACTATAGAACAATTCAATGCTGCGTATCACAAGGCAGAGATCCACGTTCAGCCCTCAGACAAAGAAAACCTCACTGATGAGGCCTGA
- the itga6a gene encoding integrin alpha-6 isoform X1 — MAPLQQRGACAVQAALILLIHLLEPSGLRAFNLDARHAIRKDGEPGSLFGFSLALHQQVNPNKVLLLIGAPRARALNKQTSSETGGLFKCEINEINNCERVEFDNDEDPLKESKEDQWMGVSVQSQGPGGKVVTCAHRYQKRLTESQSVLGRCYFFSQDLTIDSTSDMDGGDWKTCENRFGDTDHLQYGVCQQGLGVTFTKDYHYVVFGAPGAKNWQGLVQVTQQNSTLLDMEIYDDGPYEFVEPEKTVVEAHSYLGFSLDTGHRIMRNRNLTVVAGAPRAHHKGAVVLLSKDSGQLRVKDLLDGPGLASSFGYDVAVVDLNGDGWEDIVVGAPHFYVKSRDVGGAAFVYINRPEGWNKVTPIRLNGTKDSMFGVAVENIGDVNKDSFNDIAVGAPQDDEGVGKVYIYHGSAEGIKTSPAQILSGREHNIRFFGYSLAGNMDLDGNSYPDLAVGSLSDAALIYRARTVVNIRKNVIVSPEEIDPSNGCNNRFCFTVKACFSYTANPKSYSQRLIISYSIETDGESRKKGLNSRVIFLNKSAESDTWFNNTLELRGQNRESCVSVNVGLKEKIQDKMSGILIEVSAEIIEAKGKKTENGLPRLMPVLDAAQPSRAVAEVTFLKEGCRDKRICFSNLHMNYSLYYKEISQDIFSPLPKSADNVPEFVKSYEKRDLFVGVTVTNENQDDAYEAKLVGKFPDTLSYAGVRPTTIICTANQNGSEAECKLGNPFKRNSEVTFYIILSTTAITLSATEIEIDLQLQTTSTQNISPVKVKSKVKIELPLTLSGEAQPNQLSFGGVVKAETAMKTEEEAGSLINFTFRINNLWKPLAHPLNASLHIKWPKYNKDGKWLLYLVKVTSHGQENVVCLPQSEIHSLKSIWESSPSRAKRDVVEKERKLGGQIAFHSKYNILSCRGKNKCVVLQCPLQGIDGTAVELRSRLWNSTFIEEYASFPTTVLDVEASLVLTSQAQNIFLKSPDFTVKVLVSPDSEVAQFGVPWWIILMAVLAGVLILALMVFVLWKCGFFKRSKQEDSVPRYHAVRIKKETPAYVDGKAESEAFEKKQWMTTWIDNYSC, encoded by the exons gTTGCTGATCGGCGCTCCCAGAGCCAGggctttaaataaacaaacatccaGTGAGACTGGTGgcctttttaaatgtgaaatcaaTGAGATCAATAACTGTGAGCGTGTTGAATTCGATAACGATG AGGACCCACTTAAGGAGAGTAAAGAGGACCAGTGGATGGGTGTGTCTGTGCAGAGTCAGGGGCCAGGTGGAAAAGTCGTG ACGTGTGCACATCGATATCAAAAGCGTCTGACAGAATCCCAGTCGGTCCTTGGGCGCTGCTACTTCTTCAGTCAGGATTTGACCATCGACTCGACATCTGATATGGACGGGGGTGACTGGAAAACCTGTGAAAACAGGTTCGGAGACACAGATCATCTCCAGTATGGGGTCTGTCAGCAGGGTCTGGGGGTCACCTTCACCAAGGACTACCATTATGTGGTGTTTGGAGCCCCAGGAGCCAAAAACTGGCAAG GGCTTGTGCAGGTGACCCAACAAAACAGCACTTTGTTGGATATGGAAATATATGATGATGGACCATATGAGTTTGTGGAACCTGAAAAGACTGTCGTAGAAGCCCACAGCTACCTTG GGTTCTCGCTCGACACGGGGCACCGCATCATGAGGAACCGCAACCTGACCGTGGTGGCAGGAGCACCAAGAGCCCATCACAAGGGAGCTGTAGTCCTGCTGAGCAAAGACTCTGGACAACTCCGGGTGAAGGACCTGCTGGACGGGCCGGGACTAGCGTCCTCATTTGGATACGACGTGGCTGTGGTCGACCTGAATGGTGATGG ATGGGAGGACATTGTCGTGGGAGCTCCTCACTTCTACGTGAAGAGCCGAGACGTCGGTGGAGCGGCTTTTGTTTATATCAACAGACCTGAAGGGTGGAATAAGGTCACTCCTATCCGTCTAAACGGCACCAAAGATTCGATGTTTGGAGTGGCGGTGGAAAACATAGGGGACGTTAATAAGGACTCATTTAACG ATATTGCAGTTGGAGCTCCGCAGGATGATGAGGGAGTGGGAAAAGTCTATATTTATCATGGATCTGCAGAAGGGATCAAAACAAGCCCTGCACAG ATCCTTTCAGGCAGAGAGCACAACATCCGCTTTTTTGGATATTCTCTGGCAGGAAACATGGACCTGGATGGTAACTCTTATCCAGACCTGGCTGTGGGATCTCTGTCAGATGCAGCTTTAATTTACAG AGCAAGGACAGTTGTCAACATCAGGAAAAATGTTATAGTATCTCCCGAGGAAATTGACCCCAGTAATGGCTGTAATAACCGCTTTTG cttcaCTGTGAAAGCTTGCTTCAGCTACACAGCAAATCCTAAATCCTACAGCCAGCGGctca TAATCAGCTATTCCATAGAGACAGATGgagaaagcaggaaaaaaggGCTGAACTCCAGGGTGATTTTTCTGAACAAATCTGCTGAATCGGACACGTGGTTCAACAACACCTTAGAGCTCAGGGGCCAAAATAGAGAAAGCTGCGTCAGCGTCAATGTCGGGCTTAAG GAGAAAATTCAGGACAAGATGAGCGGCATTCTCATCGAGGTTTCTGCAGAAATTATCGAAGCGAAAGGCAAGAAGACAGAAAATGGTCTTCCTCGGCTGATGCCGGTTTTAGACGCCGCCCAGCCAAGCAGAGCTGTCGCAGAG GTAACCTTTCTCAAGGAGGGATGTAGAGATAAAAGGATTTGCTTTAGCAATCTGCACATGAACTACAGTCTGTACTACAAAGAGATCAGCCAGGATATATTCTCCCCGTTGCCCAAAAG TGCCGACAACGTCCCTGAGTTCGTCAAGAGTTACGAGAAGAGGGACTTGTTTGTGGGGGTGACGGTCACCAATGAAAACCAAGACGATGCCTACGAAGCGAAGCTTGTGGGGAAATTCCCAGACACCCTGTCGTACGCTGGAGTTCGGCCCACAACT ATCATCTGTACTGCCAACCAAAACGGATCTGAAGCCGAGTGTAAGCTGGGAAACCCCTTCAAGAGAAACTCAGAG GTCACCTTTTACATCATCCTGAGCACCACGGCTATAACACTCAGCGCCACTGAGATTGAGATTGATCTGCAGCTCCAAAC GACCAGTACTCAAAATATTTCTCCTGTGAAAGTAAAGAGTAAAGTGAAAATTGAACTTCCTTTGACATTGAGCGG GGAAGCCCAACCCAATCAACTATCTTTCGGAGGTGTTGTGAAAGCAGAAACTGCAATGAAGACAGAAGAAGAGGCTGGAAGTTTGATTAACTTTACTTTTAGG ATAAACAACTTGTGGAAGCCTTTGGCCCATCCTCTCAATGCCTCGCTGCACATTAAGTGGCCCAAATACAATAAAGATGGGAAATGGCTTCTTTACCTGGTGAAGGTCACATCTCATGGACAGGAGAACGTCGTCTGCTTGCCTCAATCTGAAATCCACTCGCTCAAAAGCATTTGG GAGAGTTCTCCATCACGCGCAAAACGGGACGTGGtcgagaaagaaaggaaacttGGTGGCCAAATCGCTTTTCAttcaaaatataacattttg tcctGTAGAgggaaaaacaaatgtgtggTGCTACAGTGCCCTCTGCAGGGAATTGATGGTACTGCAGTCGAGCTGAGATCTCGTTTGTGGAACTCCACCTTTATTGAG GAATACGCCTCCTTTCCAACCACAGTTTTGGATGTGGAGGCCTCGCTCGTGCTTACCTCTCAGGCTCAGAACATATTCCTGAAGTCTCCTGACTTTACT GTGAAGGTCCTCGTGTCGCCCGACAGCGAGGTGGCTCAGTTCGGAGTTCCCTGGTGGATCATTCTGATGGCGGTTCTGGCCGGGGTCCTGATTTTGGCCTTGATGGTGTTTGTGTTATGGAAG tGCGGATTCTTCAAGCGCTCCAAACAAGAGGACAGCGTACCTCGCTACCACGCAGTGCGGATCAAAAAGGAGACCCCAGCTTACGTCGATGGAAAAGCCGAGTCTGAGGCTTTTGAGAAGAAGCAGTGGATGACGACGTGGATCGACAATTACAGCTGCTAA
- the nup62l gene encoding nuclear pore glycoprotein p62, whose product MSGGFNFGQPSGFFQAQKTTASAAPAAGFTLTNSAPAPSGGGFSFGATSQPAAAANPTGSFSFGNTAKSSPAGGGFSFGNPTSTFGLGTAPQTTAAPAPTLGSMLASSTGSGFTLGGGLTPQTSAAAPAGGGFSFGGAPQPQPAAASTAAPAATTAAAGSMPFGGFSFGNKVQVTTATASPAPAAAAPAAGGGGGGFSFGSTAPSTSTAAATTQSGGFSFGIKSSSTPAPPAYTQAASSAAPGPSLFASAITTAAPAPAATTGFMLGTTPAPAASTAAPSAAAAGLNFTLKPLGSVAATTPAASSSSSSTTTAAAAATTGAAMGFTLGAKPLSSTAMTATTTAGALATTAAAATTAPPAMSYAQLESLINKWSLELEDQERHFLQQATQVNAWDRMLVENGEKITSLHKELEKVKLDQRRLNQELDFILSQQKELEDLLCPLEESVKEQSGTIYMQNADEERERTYKLAENVDAQLKRMSQDLKEIIEHLNTSSGPADTSDPLQQICKILNAHMDSLQWIDQNSVLLHRRVEEVSKLCDTQRKEQEKTFRLTFD is encoded by the exons ATGAGTGGTGGCTTTAACTTCGGACAGCCTTCGGGCTTCTTCCAAGCCCAGAAGACCACCGCGTCCGCGGCTCCCGCTGCCGGCTTCACTTTAACAAACTCCGCTCCTGCTCCGTCAGGAGGCGGCTTCAGCTTCGGGGCTACCAGCCAGCCGGCCGCCGCCGCCAACCCCACCGGCTCCTTCAGCTTCGGCAACACGGCGAAGAGCTCCCCCGCCGGCGGTGGTTTCTCTTTCGGGAACCCTACCAGCACGTTTGGCCTGGGCACGGCCCCTCAGACCACGGCGGCCCCAGCGCCCACCCTAGGCTCCATGTTGGCTTCGTCTACGGGCTCGGGGTTCACCCTGGGCGGGGGGTTGACCCCTCAGACGTCCGCTGCAGCGCCCGCCGGAGGAGGCTTCAGCTTCGGCGGCGCCCCTCAGCCGCAGCCTGCCGCCGCATCCACCGCCGCGCCTGCGGCTACAACAGCGGCGGCAGGCAGCATGCCGTTCGGGGGCTTTAGTTTTGGTAACAAAGTCCAGGTCACCACAGCTACAGCCTCTCCCGCccccgcagcagcagcaccagcagcaggaggaggaggaggagggttcAGCTTCGGATCCACCGCGCCCTCCAcctccacagcagcagcaacaacccaGAGTGGAGGATTCAGCTTCGGGATCAAGTCCTCCTCGACCCCGGCGCCTCCTGCCTACACCCAGGCCGCCTCCTCGGCTGCCCCGGGCCCGTCTCTGTTCGCCTCGGCCATCACCACAGCTGCCCCGGCCCCCGCAGCCACCACCGGCTTCATGCTGGGGACCACCCCGGCTCCAGCAGCGAGCACCGCGGCGCCCTCAGCAGCGGCGGCCGGTCTAAACTTCACCCTCAAGCCCTTAGGGTCGGTTGCTGCCACCACTCccgctgcctcctcctcctcctcctccaccaccactGCTGCTGCAGCCGCCACGACGGGCGCTGCTATGGGCTTCACCCTGGGAGCCAAACCTTTGTCCAGCACCGCCATGACGGCCACTACCACAGCCGGAGCCCTCGCCaccaccgccgccgccgccaccaCCGCCCCGCCGGCGATGAGCTACGCCCAGCTGGAGAGCCTCATCAACAAGTGGAGCCTGGAGCTGGAGGACCAGGAGAGGCACTTCCTGCAGCAGGCCACCCAGGTGAACGCGTGGGACCGCATGCTGGTGGAGAACGGCGAGAAGATCACGTCTCTGCACAAGGAGCTGGAGAAGGTGAAGCTGGACCAGCGGAGgctgaaccaggagctggactTCATCCTGTCGCAgcagaaggagctggaggacctGCTCTGCCCGCTGGAGGAGTCGGTGAAGGAGCAGAGCGGCACCATCTACATGCAGAACGCCGACGAGGAGCGGGAGAGGACGTACAAGCTGGCGGAGAACGTGGACGCGCAGCTGAAGAGGATGTCGCAGGACCTGAAGGAGATCATCGAGCACCTGAACACGTCCAGCGGCCCCGCAGACACCAGCGACCCG CTTCAGCAGATTTGTAAAATCCTCAACGCCCACATGGATTCCCTGCAGTGGATCGACCAGAACTCTGTTCTCCTGCACAGGAGGGTGGAGGAAGTGTCCAAACTCTGTGACACGCAGCGCAAGGAGCAGGAGAAAACCTTCCGCCTAACATTTGACTGA
- the pdk1 gene encoding pyruvate dehydrogenase (acetyl-transferring) kinase isozyme 1, mitochondrial isoform X2: protein MRLLRFLRSSVAIGKDIDFYSRFSPSPLSMKQFLDFGSENACEKTSFAFLRQELPVRLANIMKEINLLPDNLLGTPSVRLVQSWYMQSFQDILQFKDRNADDEKVTYDFTDAVIRIRNRHNDVIPTMAQGVVEYKETYGTDPVVSQNVQYFLDRFYMSRISIRMLLNQHTLLFGGKVKVNPAHPNQIGSIDPHCCVSEVIRDAFENARNLCDRYYMNSPELILEEFNAKDEGKPVTVVYVPSHLYHMVFELFKNAMRATMELHGDAMEYPPVHAQVALGSEDLTVKVSDRGGGVPLRKIDRLFTYTYSTAPRPSIDGSRAAPLAGYGYGLPISRLYARYFQGDLKLYSLEGYGTDAVIYIRALSTESIERLPVYNKSAWKHYKTIHEADDWCVPSKEPKDMTTFRSF, encoded by the exons ATGAGGCTCCTGCGCTTTCTGAGGAGCAGCGTGGCCATTGGGAAGGACATTGACTTTTATTCCAGGTTTTCTCCTTCCCCGCTTTCGATGAAGCAGTTTTTGGATTTTG GCTCAGAAAACGCGTGCGAGAAAACGTCCTTCGCCTTCCTCAGACAGGAGCTGCCCGTGAGGCTGGCCAACATCATGAAGGAGATCAACTTGTTGCCGGACAACCTGCTGGGGACTCCGTCAGTGCGGCTGGTCCAGAGCTG GTACATGCAAAGCTTCCAGGATATCCTCCAGTTCAAGGACAGAAACGCGGACGACGAGAAAGTCACGTACGA CTTCACAGACGCCGTGATACGGATCAGAAATCGCCACAACGACGTGATTCCCACCATGGCTCAGGGGGTGGTGGAGTACAAGGAGACCTACGGCACCGACCCGGTGGTCAGCCAGAACGTGCAGTACTTTCTGGACCGTTTCTACATGAGCAGGATATCCATCAGGATGCTGCTCAACCAGCACA CCCTCCTGTTCGGTGGGAAGGTCAAGGTGAATCCTGCGCACCCCAACCAGATTGGCAGCATCGATCCACACTGTTGCGTCAGTGAGGTTATCAGAG ATGCTTTTGAGAATGCGAGAAACCTCTGTGACCGGTACTACATGAACTCTCCGGAGCTGATACTGGAGGAATTCAACG CCAAAGACGAGGGGAAACCCGTCACCGTGGTCTATGTCCCCTCTCATCTGTATCACATGGTGTTTGAACTGTTCAAG AACGCCATGCGGGCCACCATGGAGTTACACGGCGATGCGATGGAGTACCCTCCCGTTCATGCACAGGTTGCTTTGGGATCTGAGGATCTCACCGTCAAG GTGAGCGACCGCGGCGGCGGTGTGCCTCTTCGTAAGATCGACCGATTGTTCACCTACACGTACTCCACCGCTCCACGGCCCAGTATCGACGGCTCCCGAGCGGCTCCTCTG GCTGGATACGGGTACGGCCTGCCCATCTCTCGACTCTACGCCCGTTACTTCCAGGGCGACCTGAAGCTCTACTCTCTGGAGGGATATGGAACCGACGCGGTGATCTACATAAGG GCGCTGTCCACAGAGTCAATCGAGAGGCTGCCCGTGTACAACAAGTCGGCCTGGAAGCACTACAAGACCATCCACGAGGCCGACGACTGGTGCGTCCCCAGCAAGGAGCCCAAGGACATGACCACGTTTCGCAGTTTCTGA